Proteins encoded together in one Mycobacterium sp. MS1601 window:
- a CDS encoding aldehyde dehydrogenase family protein: MKDRVSTDVQPALFIDGTWRLAAEGAAREVINPADGSVVAVVAEAGAADARSAVAAARAAFPAWSATAVSERVLILERIAELLLRDRDEIARIETLDTGKTLRESHIDIDDVVSVFRYYARLAAVQSDRVVDVGNPAIVSRVVREPVGVCVLIAPWNYPLLQIVWKIAPALAAGCTMVAKPSEVTPLSTIALVRLADEAGVPAGVLNLIQASGAAVGGALIDNADVDMVSFTGGAATGALIAATAAPHVSRVALELGGKNPHLVFADAEWDSAVDAVVTGVFLHSGQVCSSGTRLIVEESIADDLVAAVVARAEKIRYGDGLDPASQTGPLVSMAHRDKVEAYVALGISEGAVLRTGGRRPADPALAAGSFYPPTVFDRCDRSMRIVTEETFGPILTVERFTTEEQAIELGNDTTYGLAAAVRTGDTARAERVARALRHGTVWVNDFGVYTAGAEWGGFGRSGNGRELGPTGLAEYQELKHIWTNTAPSEVGWF; this comes from the coding sequence ATGAAAGACCGGGTATCGACCGACGTACAGCCTGCGCTGTTCATCGACGGTACCTGGCGCCTGGCGGCCGAGGGGGCAGCACGTGAGGTGATCAACCCCGCCGACGGTAGCGTCGTCGCTGTGGTGGCCGAGGCCGGCGCCGCCGACGCCCGCTCCGCCGTGGCGGCAGCTCGGGCCGCCTTCCCCGCGTGGTCGGCCACTGCGGTGTCCGAGCGGGTGCTGATCCTGGAGCGCATCGCCGAGCTGCTGCTGCGCGACCGTGACGAGATCGCCAGAATCGAGACTCTGGATACCGGAAAAACGTTGCGCGAAAGCCACATCGATATCGACGACGTGGTATCTGTGTTTCGGTACTACGCCCGGCTGGCCGCGGTCCAGTCCGATCGGGTGGTCGACGTGGGCAACCCGGCGATTGTGAGCCGGGTGGTGCGCGAGCCGGTCGGTGTGTGCGTCCTGATCGCCCCGTGGAACTACCCGCTGCTGCAGATCGTGTGGAAGATCGCCCCGGCTCTGGCGGCCGGGTGCACCATGGTGGCCAAACCCAGTGAGGTGACGCCATTGAGCACCATCGCGCTGGTGCGCCTGGCCGACGAAGCCGGGGTGCCTGCCGGCGTGCTCAACCTCATCCAGGCCAGCGGTGCCGCCGTGGGCGGCGCCCTGATCGACAACGCCGACGTCGACATGGTCTCCTTCACCGGCGGCGCCGCCACCGGAGCGCTGATCGCCGCCACTGCCGCACCACATGTCAGCCGGGTGGCACTCGAACTGGGCGGCAAGAACCCGCATCTGGTGTTTGCGGATGCGGAGTGGGACAGTGCGGTCGACGCCGTGGTCACCGGAGTGTTCCTGCATTCGGGACAGGTGTGCTCCTCGGGCACCAGGCTGATCGTCGAGGAGTCGATCGCCGACGACCTGGTGGCGGCCGTGGTGGCGCGGGCGGAGAAGATCCGCTACGGCGACGGTCTGGACCCCGCCAGTCAGACCGGTCCATTGGTGTCGATGGCACATCGTGACAAGGTGGAAGCCTATGTGGCGCTGGGAATCTCCGAAGGGGCTGTACTGAGGACCGGCGGTCGAAGGCCGGCCGATCCTGCGCTGGCTGCAGGCAGCTTCTACCCGCCGACCGTCTTCGACCGCTGTGATCGCAGTATGCGCATCGTCACCGAAGAGACCTTTGGGCCCATCCTGACCGTCGAACGTTTCACCACCGAGGAGCAGGCCATCGAACTGGGCAACGACACAACCTACGGACTGGCAGCAGCAGTACGCACCGGCGACACCGCCCGCGCCGAACGAGTGGCGCGGGCGCTGCGGCACGGCACGGTGTGGGTCAACGACTTCGGGGTCTACACAGCGGGCGCCGAATGGGGTGGCTTTGGACGGTCGGGCAACGGCCGCGAGTTGGGCCCGACCGGCCTGGCCGAATACCAGGAACTGAAACACATCTGGACCAACACTGCTCCCAGTGAGGTGGGCTGGTTCTAG
- a CDS encoding APC family permease, which yields MTTSAEKSSDDHGMADFGYRESLDRSIGKFASFAAGVSYISILTGTFQLFYFGYGTAGPAYLWSWPLVFVGQMAVALCFMELAAKYPIAGSVYNWSKKLASKLIGWSAGWLMLTASIVTISAVALAYQLNLPRIWSGFQIIGDGTGQYDYAANAVLLGTVLIAFTTIVNAVGVKLMARINSTGVFIELIAAVLIAFLLGINIKRGPDIFFSADGYGTEESMGFLGAFLIASLASGYVMYGFDTAASLGEETVEPRRTAPKAIARAILASFVIGGAILVFAVMAAPNLQDPALGESSGGLQYIVEQVMWGPLGTIFLICIVIAVTVCTLAVHTAAIRLSFAMARDNALPFGERLATVNPKSQTPIVPAVVIGVVAVIILVINIGQPKIFTVLTSIAIIMIYLAYLMVTGPMLKKRLQGQWPPQDLKEGGYFTMGRWGLPVNIVAVAWGVGMALNLAWPRSAVYGEPWYNTWGAFVYIGVIFGAGLVWYAVKGRHHIGCLQSHRSEQIDHS from the coding sequence ATGACCACATCGGCGGAGAAGTCGTCTGACGACCACGGAATGGCGGACTTCGGCTATCGGGAGTCGCTGGACCGCAGCATCGGGAAGTTCGCCAGCTTCGCGGCCGGCGTCAGCTACATCTCGATACTCACCGGCACATTCCAGCTCTTCTACTTCGGCTACGGAACAGCCGGCCCCGCTTACCTGTGGTCATGGCCGCTGGTGTTTGTCGGGCAGATGGCCGTGGCGTTGTGTTTCATGGAACTGGCCGCCAAGTACCCGATCGCCGGATCGGTGTACAACTGGTCGAAGAAGTTGGCCAGCAAGCTGATCGGATGGTCGGCGGGGTGGTTGATGCTCACCGCGTCCATTGTCACCATCTCAGCGGTTGCTCTTGCCTATCAGCTGAACCTGCCCCGGATCTGGAGCGGATTCCAGATCATCGGTGACGGCACCGGCCAATATGACTATGCGGCGAACGCGGTGCTTCTTGGCACCGTTCTGATCGCTTTCACCACCATCGTCAATGCCGTGGGCGTGAAACTGATGGCCAGGATCAACAGCACGGGGGTTTTCATCGAACTGATCGCCGCCGTGCTCATCGCGTTCCTCTTGGGGATCAACATCAAACGTGGACCCGATATCTTCTTCTCGGCCGACGGTTATGGCACCGAGGAGAGTATGGGTTTCCTGGGGGCATTCCTGATCGCGTCGTTGGCCTCCGGTTACGTGATGTACGGCTTCGACACCGCCGCCTCGCTGGGGGAGGAGACGGTGGAACCGCGGCGCACTGCACCCAAGGCCATCGCCAGAGCCATTCTCGCCTCCTTTGTGATCGGCGGCGCCATTCTGGTTTTCGCGGTGATGGCTGCGCCGAACCTGCAAGATCCCGCACTCGGTGAGAGCAGCGGCGGCCTGCAGTACATCGTGGAGCAGGTGATGTGGGGCCCGCTGGGCACCATCTTCTTGATCTGCATCGTGATCGCGGTGACGGTCTGCACCTTGGCCGTGCACACCGCCGCGATCCGACTGTCGTTCGCAATGGCACGGGACAACGCGCTGCCGTTCGGTGAACGGTTGGCGACGGTGAACCCCAAGTCGCAGACACCGATCGTGCCTGCGGTCGTCATCGGCGTTGTCGCGGTGATCATCCTGGTGATCAACATCGGTCAGCCCAAGATCTTCACGGTGCTGACCTCCATCGCCATCATCATGATCTATCTGGCTTACCTGATGGTGACCGGGCCGATGCTCAAGAAGCGGCTGCAAGGTCAGTGGCCGCCACAGGATCTCAAAGAGGGTGGCTACTTCACGATGGGTCGATGGGGTCTGCCGGTCAACATCGTGGCCGTGGCGTGGGGCGTCGGGATGGCGCTGAACCTGGCGTGGCCGCGGTCAGCGGTGTACGGCGAGCCCTGGTACAACACCTGGGGCGCATTCGTCTACATCGGGGTGATCTTTGGAGCCGGACTGGTGTGGTACGCGGTCAAGGGGCGCCACCACATCGGCTGCCTGCAATCGCACCGCAGCGAACAGATCGATCACAGTTGA
- a CDS encoding GMC family oxidoreductase has product MSDNTFDYVIAGGGTAGCVLAARLSEDPSVRVCLVEAGPSDVGDPNILVLEDWMHLLDSGYDWDYPVEPQEKGNSFLRHARAKVLGGCSSHNSCIAFWPPAEGLAEWEAMGAAGWTDLHHYVKRVERNDADGDHGRDGPVRLRDVPPEDPCGVAVLEAAAKVGLPTVQFNRGSTVLNGAGWFQINAAEDGTRMSTSHAYLHPILDTRANLEVRTGSWVSEVLFDSDNAATGVRYQRPDLTGHDVVQARREVVLTAGAIDTPKLLMLSGIGPAQHLRDFGISVRVDSPGVGSNLDDHVEGLVFWEASRPMVTTSTQWWEIGLFATTVDGLGQPDLMMHYGSVPFDMNTLRWGYPTTDNGFCLTPNVTQGKSRGTVRLRSRDFRDRARVDPRYFTDPEGHDETVMLAGIKLARRIAAQDPLRPWISRELAPGPDAVTDDELIDYMHKTHNTVYHPAATARMGATNDPMAVLDSQLRVKGVQRLRVVDASAMPKLPAVNPNITVMAMAEKCADLMRG; this is encoded by the coding sequence ATGTCGGACAACACCTTTGACTACGTGATCGCCGGTGGTGGAACCGCAGGATGTGTGCTTGCCGCCCGATTGTCGGAGGATCCGTCGGTGAGGGTCTGTCTGGTGGAGGCCGGCCCCAGCGATGTAGGTGACCCGAACATCCTGGTGCTCGAAGACTGGATGCACTTGCTGGACTCGGGCTACGACTGGGACTACCCGGTGGAGCCGCAGGAGAAGGGCAACAGTTTTCTGCGCCACGCCCGCGCGAAGGTGCTCGGTGGGTGCTCGTCGCACAACTCGTGTATCGCCTTCTGGCCGCCTGCGGAGGGCTTGGCCGAGTGGGAGGCCATGGGAGCGGCCGGCTGGACGGACCTGCACCACTACGTGAAGCGCGTGGAGCGCAACGACGCCGACGGTGATCACGGCAGGGACGGCCCTGTCCGGCTGCGTGACGTCCCCCCAGAGGATCCCTGTGGTGTCGCGGTGCTGGAGGCCGCCGCGAAGGTCGGTCTGCCCACGGTGCAGTTCAACAGGGGCTCGACGGTGCTCAACGGCGCCGGCTGGTTCCAGATCAACGCCGCCGAGGACGGCACCAGGATGTCGACGTCCCACGCCTACCTGCACCCCATTCTCGACACCAGGGCCAATCTCGAGGTGCGTACCGGTTCGTGGGTCAGCGAAGTGCTGTTCGACAGCGACAACGCTGCCACAGGTGTGCGGTACCAGCGACCTGATCTGACTGGGCACGACGTGGTGCAGGCCCGCCGCGAGGTGGTGCTCACCGCCGGCGCGATCGACACCCCCAAACTTCTGATGCTGTCGGGAATCGGCCCGGCGCAACATCTTCGCGACTTCGGTATTTCCGTGCGTGTCGATTCGCCCGGTGTCGGATCCAACCTCGACGATCACGTCGAGGGTCTGGTGTTCTGGGAGGCGTCTCGGCCCATGGTGACGACATCGACGCAGTGGTGGGAGATCGGGCTGTTCGCCACCACGGTGGACGGGTTGGGTCAACCTGATCTGATGATGCACTATGGCAGTGTGCCTTTCGACATGAACACCTTGCGTTGGGGCTATCCGACGACGGACAACGGCTTCTGTCTGACTCCCAACGTCACTCAAGGCAAGTCCCGGGGCACGGTGCGGTTGCGCTCGCGGGACTTTCGCGATCGAGCCAGAGTGGATCCCCGGTATTTCACCGACCCAGAAGGGCACGACGAAACGGTGATGCTGGCAGGAATCAAACTGGCCCGCCGGATCGCCGCGCAGGATCCGCTGCGCCCGTGGATCAGCCGCGAGCTGGCGCCGGGCCCGGATGCGGTGACCGACGACGAGTTGATCGACTACATGCACAAGACCCACAACACCGTCTACCACCCGGCGGCCACCGCGCGGATGGGGGCGACCAACGATCCGATGGCGGTGCTGGACTCGCAGCTGCGCGTCAAAGGGGTGCAGCGGCTGCGGGTGGTCGACGCCTCGGCGATGCCGAAACTGCCCGCCGTCAACCCGAACATCACCGTGATGGCGATGGCCGAGAAATGCGCCGACCTGATGCGTGGTTGA
- a CDS encoding flavin-containing monooxygenase, which yields MSARVAVIGAGPGGLVTARWLLSQGFEPVIFEQGTTLGGQWTGEAGRSGVWPQMHTNTSRILTSFSDLAPGDGAVFPRNQDVLDYLRRYARAWDLQRRIRFGTSVVSLRRDAGSWLVAYAGGVEPFERVVVATGRFRAPVIPAINGLGTFAGQVSSAFEFRGADAHEDRRVLVAGCAVSALEIAAELAQRGAAQVVLTQRRQRYVLPKFAAGVPSDHRIFTRYGALAAELLEPAEVDRQLREIVVEANGSPEQYGAPAPDPSLFAAGVTLSQHYLPLVAEGRINVRPWIDHISGNAVTFTDGATEQFDTMVFGTGFRLDLPFLSDEVRRILGLDDVHLDADRYTFHPDLPGLAFCGFWDQSGGYFVPLELQARWIAYTWGGTVAAVTEAEQRAAIATYRARRGLSQKTRMNVAAVTFARAAGVEPTLANWPQLRRALLFGPLAPSAFRLEGPDALPDAVTRFKADAAAFGAIVSAELTARELTYSALLG from the coding sequence ATGAGTGCGCGGGTGGCCGTGATCGGAGCGGGACCGGGAGGCCTCGTCACGGCACGCTGGCTGCTGTCGCAGGGTTTCGAACCGGTGATCTTCGAGCAGGGCACGACGCTGGGCGGGCAGTGGACCGGGGAGGCCGGCCGCAGCGGGGTGTGGCCGCAGATGCATACCAACACCAGCCGCATCCTGACCTCGTTCAGTGACCTCGCCCCGGGCGACGGCGCGGTGTTCCCGCGAAATCAGGATGTTCTGGACTACCTGCGGCGCTACGCCCGCGCGTGGGATCTGCAGCGTCGCATCCGGTTCGGCACTTCGGTGGTGAGCCTGCGTCGCGACGCAGGCTCATGGTTGGTGGCCTACGCCGGGGGAGTCGAACCGTTTGAACGAGTTGTGGTGGCAACCGGTCGCTTTCGCGCCCCGGTGATTCCCGCGATCAACGGACTCGGCACCTTCGCGGGCCAGGTGTCCTCGGCCTTCGAGTTCCGCGGGGCGGATGCCCATGAGGATCGACGAGTACTGGTGGCGGGCTGCGCGGTGAGTGCGTTGGAGATCGCTGCCGAGCTGGCCCAGCGCGGAGCGGCCCAGGTGGTCCTGACCCAGCGTCGCCAGCGCTACGTCCTGCCCAAATTCGCCGCGGGCGTACCGTCGGACCATCGGATCTTCACCCGCTACGGCGCGCTGGCCGCAGAGCTGTTGGAGCCGGCGGAAGTGGACCGGCAACTCAGGGAGATCGTCGTCGAGGCGAACGGCAGCCCCGAACAGTACGGTGCGCCGGCACCGGACCCTTCGCTGTTCGCCGCCGGGGTGACATTGAGCCAGCACTATCTGCCGCTGGTGGCCGAAGGCCGAATCAATGTACGGCCGTGGATTGATCACATCTCCGGAAACGCGGTGACATTCACCGACGGAGCCACGGAGCAGTTCGACACCATGGTCTTCGGGACCGGCTTCCGGCTGGACCTGCCGTTCCTGAGCGACGAGGTGCGACGCATCCTCGGACTCGACGACGTCCACCTCGACGCCGACAGGTACACCTTCCATCCTGATCTGCCTGGTCTGGCGTTCTGCGGGTTCTGGGACCAATCCGGCGGTTACTTCGTGCCGCTCGAGTTGCAGGCGCGTTGGATCGCCTACACCTGGGGCGGCACTGTGGCAGCCGTCACTGAGGCTGAACAGCGGGCGGCGATCGCCACGTACCGGGCTCGTCGCGGTTTGTCTCAGAAGACCCGGATGAACGTGGCGGCCGTGACCTTCGCCCGAGCCGCTGGTGTGGAACCCACACTGGCGAACTGGCCCCAGCTGCGTCGGGCCCTGCTGTTCGGGCCGCTGGCTCCGAGCGCCTTCCGCTTGGAGGGCCCCGATGCTCTGCCGGACGCCGTGACTCGATTCAAGGCCGACGCCGCCGCATTCGGTGCCATCGTGTCCGCCGAGCTCACCGCGCGCGAGCTGACATACAGCGCGCTGCTGGGCTGA
- a CDS encoding tripartite tricarboxylate transporter substrate-binding protein — MTIKAVVGALLAGVLMLVSQSAPAVAAEYPAGPVTMTAGANPGSGFDLTIQAVVDTLTQEHLVDVPLPVEYRPGNVGADFLATMVQQYAGRDDQVSVTSLSMMMNQLRGISQYGYNDVTMIANLMTEYYVVFVEPGSEFTDLAGLLTAVSTDPGRVVVGAATDDEAPFDLLVRAAGGDPSATRYLSLQGGGDQSAALRSGEIGVAVAGVSEVVDLLSTRQLIPLAVLAEQRLPGLDAPTARELGFDVTLSNWRGLYGPPGMPQFAVDYWRQVLARMVATPTWSHIAEQRQFTTRFMTGDEYETFLAETQADVTTALGEAGR, encoded by the coding sequence ATGACGATCAAGGCCGTGGTGGGAGCTTTGCTTGCCGGCGTACTGATGCTGGTGAGCCAGTCAGCCCCGGCGGTCGCGGCAGAATATCCGGCCGGCCCGGTGACCATGACGGCAGGAGCCAACCCCGGCAGCGGGTTCGACCTCACCATCCAAGCCGTGGTCGACACACTGACGCAGGAGCATCTTGTCGATGTGCCGCTGCCGGTGGAGTACCGTCCCGGCAACGTCGGAGCGGACTTCCTGGCCACCATGGTGCAGCAGTACGCGGGCCGCGACGACCAGGTGTCAGTGACCTCACTGTCGATGATGATGAACCAGCTCCGAGGGATTTCCCAGTACGGCTACAACGACGTCACCATGATCGCGAACCTCATGACGGAGTACTACGTCGTGTTCGTCGAACCCGGTTCTGAGTTCACCGATCTGGCCGGGCTGCTCACTGCGGTGTCGACCGACCCGGGCCGAGTAGTGGTGGGTGCCGCCACCGACGACGAGGCCCCGTTCGACCTCCTGGTGCGCGCGGCCGGAGGCGATCCGTCGGCGACGAGGTACCTCAGTCTGCAAGGTGGCGGCGATCAGAGTGCTGCACTGCGCAGCGGTGAGATCGGCGTTGCGGTCGCCGGGGTCAGCGAGGTCGTCGACCTGCTGAGCACCCGACAGCTGATCCCGTTGGCGGTGTTGGCCGAACAGCGGTTACCGGGCCTGGACGCACCCACCGCCCGCGAACTCGGATTCGACGTCACCCTGTCGAACTGGCGTGGGCTGTACGGGCCGCCGGGCATGCCGCAGTTCGCCGTCGACTACTGGCGCCAGGTACTGGCGAGGATGGTGGCAACGCCCACCTGGTCTCACATCGCCGAACAACGGCAGTTCACGACCAGGTTCATGACCGGTGACGAGTACGAAACGTTCCTGGCGGAGACTCAAGCCGATGTCACGACTGCCCTGGGGGAGGCGGGCCGATGA
- a CDS encoding putative leader peptide — protein MSAHLISRRAVDLLRVASCLCCR, from the coding sequence ATGTCCGCGCACCTGATCAGCCGTCGTGCTGTCGATCTGCTGCGTGTGGCGTCTTGTCTCTGTTGTCGCTGA
- a CDS encoding sulfite exporter TauE/SafE family protein: MKTLVLIGLVGLAAQLVDGSLGMAYGVTTTTLLLAIGTNPAAASATVHLAEIGTTLISGVSHWKFGNVDWQVVRRIALPGAVGAFLGATVLSSLSTQAAAPVMAIILLVLGVYILVRFTFQGISRHNLGKPLRKRFLTPLGFFAGFVDATGGGGWGPVGTPAILASGRIEPRKVIGSIDTSEFVIAIAASLGFILSLGTQGINVGWVLAILAGGVIAAPVAAWLVRHIPPRLLGASVGGLIVLTNTRSLLRSDFIDAGDGVRWGFYVVIVVVWIAAFVYSLRQYLKDREHESADYVSSIAERSKAPDVDVDDDKATTSA, from the coding sequence GTGAAGACCCTCGTCCTGATCGGCCTGGTGGGCCTGGCCGCCCAACTCGTCGACGGCAGCCTCGGCATGGCTTACGGCGTCACCACCACCACGTTGCTGTTGGCCATCGGCACCAACCCGGCTGCCGCCTCGGCCACGGTCCACCTCGCCGAGATCGGGACCACCTTGATCTCCGGGGTGTCGCACTGGAAGTTCGGCAACGTCGACTGGCAGGTGGTCCGGCGTATCGCGCTGCCCGGCGCCGTCGGCGCATTCCTCGGGGCGACAGTGCTGTCCAGCCTGTCCACCCAGGCAGCTGCGCCGGTCATGGCCATCATCCTGCTGGTACTCGGCGTCTACATCCTGGTGCGGTTCACGTTCCAAGGCATTTCGCGTCACAACCTCGGCAAGCCGCTGCGCAAGCGTTTCCTGACCCCGTTGGGTTTCTTCGCCGGTTTCGTCGACGCCACAGGCGGCGGCGGATGGGGCCCGGTCGGTACGCCGGCGATCCTGGCCAGTGGACGTATCGAGCCGCGCAAGGTCATCGGCTCCATCGACACCAGCGAGTTCGTCATCGCGATCGCCGCCAGCCTGGGCTTCATCTTGAGCCTGGGCACTCAGGGCATCAACGTCGGATGGGTACTGGCCATCCTGGCCGGTGGCGTCATCGCGGCGCCCGTGGCGGCCTGGCTCGTCCGGCACATTCCGCCGCGCCTGCTCGGCGCCTCCGTGGGTGGTCTGATCGTGCTGACCAACACCCGCAGCCTGCTGCGCAGTGACTTCATCGACGCCGGCGATGGCGTGCGTTGGGGTTTCTATGTGGTGATCGTCGTGGTCTGGATCGCCGCGTTTGTGTACTCGCTGCGGCAGTACCTCAAGGATCGCGAGCACGAGTCCGCCGATTACGTGTCGTCCATCGCCGAGAGATCGAAAGCTCCCGACGTCGATGTCGATGACGACAAGGCGACCACCTCGGCCTGA